Proteins from one Mesorhizobium sp. M9A.F.Ca.ET.002.03.1.2 genomic window:
- a CDS encoding (2Fe-2S)-binding protein, whose product MARLTINGAPRDIEVDPDTPLLWVIREQIGLTGTKYGCGVAACGACTVHIDGVATRSCVLPVSAVEPNQQITTIEGLSPDSSHPVQQAWLALDVPQCGYCQAGMIMAAAGLLMQNPNPTDEDINAEITNICRCGTYNRVRAAIKLAANNGEATQPG is encoded by the coding sequence ATGGCCAGACTAACCATCAACGGCGCGCCACGTGATATCGAGGTCGATCCGGACACGCCGCTGCTGTGGGTGATCCGCGAGCAGATCGGGCTTACCGGGACGAAGTACGGCTGCGGGGTTGCTGCCTGCGGCGCCTGTACCGTCCATATAGACGGCGTCGCCACGCGCTCCTGCGTGCTTCCGGTGAGCGCGGTCGAGCCGAACCAGCAAATCACCACGATCGAGGGGCTTTCGCCGGACAGTTCGCATCCGGTCCAGCAGGCGTGGCTGGCGCTCGATGTGCCGCAATGCGGCTACTGCCAGGCCGGCATGATCATGGCTGCGGCGGGTCTGCTCATGCAGAACCCGAACCCCACGGACGAGGACATCAACGCCGAGATCACCAATATCTGCCGCTGCGGCACATATAACCGGGTGCGCGCCGCGATCAAGCTGGCCGCCAATAACGGCGAAGCCACGCAGCCCGGTTGA
- a CDS encoding SoxY-related AACIE arm protein produces MREDPLHEGLVGRRQFLRAGMTGLLVISLPRWALARPSLEEAIRTFTGGVEILDGRVRLDLPPLVENGNAVGITVAAESPMTADDHVRRIAVFNEKNPEANVAVFHLGPRSGRATVSTRIRLATSQVVVAVAEMSDGSFWSSRASAIVTLAACIEDLS; encoded by the coding sequence ATGCGCGAAGACCCGCTTCACGAAGGCTTGGTTGGACGGCGGCAGTTTCTTCGGGCCGGCATGACCGGCCTGCTGGTGATCAGCCTGCCACGCTGGGCTCTTGCCCGTCCGAGCCTCGAGGAGGCGATCCGGACCTTCACCGGAGGAGTCGAAATTCTCGACGGCCGCGTCCGGCTCGACCTGCCGCCTCTGGTCGAGAACGGCAATGCGGTCGGGATCACGGTCGCCGCCGAGAGCCCGATGACCGCGGACGATCATGTCCGGCGCATCGCGGTCTTCAACGAGAAGAACCCGGAGGCGAATGTCGCGGTTTTCCATCTCGGGCCGCGTTCGGGCCGCGCCACCGTCTCGACGCGGATCCGGCTCGCCACCTCGCAGGTGGTGGTCGCCGTCGCGGAGATGTCAGACGGCAGCTTCTGGTCGAGCAGGGCGAGCGCGATCGTCACGCTTGCCGCCTGCATAGAGGACCTGTCATGA
- a CDS encoding c-type cytochrome — MRRSKDGRGGRSLAPVLLAAPVLLAALVASAPAWADAAPGATACTGCHGPAALGSAIPSLDGHAAADIVAQMQAFRSGEREATVMDRIARGFTEEETRAIAEWLAKPEAARHAQP; from the coding sequence ATGAGACGCTCGAAGGACGGGCGCGGCGGACGATCGCTCGCGCCCGTCCTGCTTGCGGCGCCTGTCCTGCTTGCGGCGCTCGTGGCCAGCGCGCCGGCATGGGCCGACGCGGCGCCCGGTGCCACGGCGTGCACCGGCTGTCACGGGCCGGCGGCGCTCGGCTCAGCCATCCCCTCGCTCGACGGCCACGCGGCGGCCGACATCGTCGCCCAGATGCAAGCCTTCCGTTCCGGCGAGCGCGAGGCGACGGTCATGGACCGCATCGCCAGGGGATTTACCGAGGAGGAGACGCGCGCCATCGCCGAATGGCTCGCCAAGCCGGAGGCGGCACGCCATGCCCAGCCGTAG
- a CDS encoding molybdopterin cofactor-binding domain-containing protein, whose product MNAIISISRRSFIVGVASTAGGLSLGFNLPFIKAALAEGAETAPEINAWVVIRPDDTVVIRIARSEMGQGTLTGLAQLVAEELNCDWSKVTTEYPSPTQNLARDRVWGNFSTGGSRGIRESHEYVRIGGAVAREMLIAAAAAEWGVPAGECTARMGMVTHAASDRATFYGQLAAAAARMTPPAKVTLKDPKDWTIAGKPLPRLDTADKLNGSQVYGVDLKLPNMLNAAIRACPYFGGKVESFDAAAVADMPGVRTVVQVDETAVAVVADTWWRAKTALDALPVVWDEGPNRQVTSASIAAMLDEGLGANDAFIGAEQGDAASALSAAGRTITATYAFPYQNHATMEPMNATALYTPERCEVWVPTQNGEASLAAAAEAAGLPVQQCEVHKIHLGGGFGRRGNFQDYVRQAVSIAKQVPGAPVKLIWSREEDMLHGAYHPTTRCRLTGALDADGNLTALHMRISGQSILAAVRPEGMQNGMDPVVFQGLVLSGAEGTLGYTVDNLLVDHAMRNPPIPPGFWRGVNLNQNALYVECFMDELAHAAGVDPLAFRRKLMANHPKHLAVLEAVAERIGWDTPPAADVHRGLAQIMGFGSYVAAAAEVSVTDGQLRIHRIVAATDPGHVVNPAQVERQVEGSFVYGLSACIYGECTVDGGRMEQENFDSYEVVRMADMPEVETIILPSGGFWGGVGEPTIAVAAPAVLNAIFAATGKRIRMLPLKNHDLA is encoded by the coding sequence ATGAACGCCATAATTTCCATCTCCCGCCGCAGCTTCATCGTCGGCGTGGCCTCCACGGCCGGCGGCCTGTCGCTAGGCTTCAACCTGCCGTTCATCAAGGCGGCACTTGCCGAGGGCGCCGAGACGGCGCCCGAAATCAATGCCTGGGTGGTGATCAGGCCCGACGACACGGTGGTCATCCGCATCGCCCGCTCCGAGATGGGGCAGGGGACGCTGACCGGCCTGGCGCAACTCGTCGCCGAGGAGTTGAATTGCGATTGGTCCAAGGTCACGACCGAATATCCGTCGCCGACCCAGAACCTCGCGCGCGATCGCGTGTGGGGCAACTTCTCGACGGGGGGCAGCCGCGGCATCCGCGAGTCGCACGAATATGTGCGCATTGGTGGCGCCGTCGCGCGCGAGATGCTGATCGCCGCCGCGGCCGCCGAATGGGGTGTGCCGGCCGGCGAATGCACCGCTAGGATGGGCATGGTCACCCATGCAGCATCGGATCGCGCCACCTTTTATGGACAGTTGGCCGCTGCTGCCGCGCGGATGACGCCGCCCGCCAAAGTTACGCTGAAGGACCCGAAGGACTGGACCATAGCCGGCAAGCCGCTGCCGCGGCTCGACACCGCCGACAAGCTCAACGGCAGCCAGGTTTATGGCGTCGACCTCAAGCTGCCGAACATGCTCAACGCGGCCATCCGGGCCTGCCCGTATTTCGGCGGCAAGGTGGAGAGCTTCGACGCCGCGGCGGTGGCCGACATGCCCGGCGTGCGCACCGTCGTTCAGGTCGACGAGACCGCCGTTGCGGTTGTCGCCGATACGTGGTGGCGGGCGAAGACCGCTCTCGATGCCTTGCCGGTCGTCTGGGACGAAGGTCCCAACAGGCAGGTCACCAGCGCCTCGATCGCGGCGATGCTCGACGAGGGCCTCGGTGCAAATGACGCCTTCATCGGCGCCGAGCAGGGCGATGCCGCTTCTGCCCTGTCAGCCGCCGGCCGGACGATCACGGCGACCTACGCCTTCCCCTATCAGAACCACGCGACCATGGAGCCGATGAACGCGACGGCGCTCTACACGCCGGAGCGCTGCGAGGTGTGGGTGCCGACCCAGAATGGCGAAGCGAGCCTTGCGGCGGCGGCCGAGGCCGCCGGCCTGCCGGTGCAGCAATGCGAGGTGCACAAGATCCATCTCGGCGGCGGCTTCGGCCGGCGCGGCAACTTCCAGGACTATGTGCGTCAGGCGGTCAGCATTGCCAAGCAGGTGCCGGGAGCGCCCGTAAAGCTCATCTGGTCGCGCGAGGAGGACATGCTGCACGGCGCCTACCACCCGACCACGCGATGCCGGCTGACGGGCGCGCTCGACGCGGACGGCAACCTGACCGCTCTGCATATGCGCATTTCCGGCCAGTCGATCCTTGCGGCGGTACGGCCGGAAGGCATGCAGAACGGCATGGACCCGGTCGTCTTCCAGGGCCTCGTCCTCAGCGGCGCGGAAGGCACGCTGGGCTATACGGTGGACAATCTGCTTGTCGACCATGCCATGCGCAACCCGCCGATCCCACCAGGGTTCTGGCGTGGCGTGAACCTCAACCAGAACGCGCTCTACGTCGAGTGTTTCATGGACGAACTCGCCCATGCGGCCGGCGTCGACCCGCTCGCCTTCCGACGCAAGCTGATGGCCAACCATCCCAAGCACCTCGCCGTGCTGGAGGCGGTTGCCGAACGGATCGGCTGGGATACCCCGCCCGCGGCCGACGTTCACCGCGGCCTGGCGCAGATCATGGGCTTCGGCAGTTATGTGGCGGCGGCAGCGGAGGTATCGGTCACCGACGGGCAGCTCAGGATCCACCGCATCGTGGCGGCCACCGATCCGGGTCATGTCGTCAACCCCGCGCAAGTGGAGCGGCAGGTCGAAGGCTCTTTCGTCTACGGCCTTTCCGCCTGCATCTACGGCGAATGCACCGTCGATGGCGGCCGCATGGAGCAGGAGAATTTCGACAGCTACGAGGTCGTGCGCATGGCCGACATGCCGGAGGTGGAGACGATCATATTGCCGTCCGGCGGCTTCTGGGGCGGCGTCGGCGAGCCGACCATCGCGGTTGCAGCACCCGCCGTACTCAATGCGATCTTCGCCGCCACCGGAAAGCGCATCCGCATGCTGCCGCTGAAGAACCATGACCTCGCCTGA
- a CDS encoding response regulator, whose amino-acid sequence MEAAQHIAVVDDHRDIRDLVGKYLTQQGYRVSVADSTAALKRLLDRSLPDLIVLDIMMPGEDGIAACRHVRGTVDIPIIFLTAMAEEIDRIVGLEIGADDYLTKPFNPRELLARIKAVLRRVHNLPPQRGRLKSNALRFDRWTLNVGRRELVGLDGVAVALSTAEFRLLTAFIEHVGIVLSRDQLLDLTVGRTADAFDRAVDNQVSRLRKKIEADPKSPMLIKTHWGGGYCFTAEVAPA is encoded by the coding sequence ATGGAAGCGGCGCAGCACATCGCGGTCGTGGACGACCACAGGGACATCCGCGATCTCGTGGGGAAATATCTCACCCAGCAGGGTTATCGCGTCAGCGTTGCCGACAGCACGGCCGCGCTCAAGCGGCTGCTCGACCGCAGCCTGCCCGATCTCATCGTCCTCGACATCATGATGCCTGGCGAGGACGGCATTGCCGCCTGCCGGCACGTGCGCGGGACGGTCGACATTCCGATCATCTTCCTTACCGCCATGGCCGAGGAGATCGACCGGATCGTAGGCCTCGAGATCGGGGCCGATGATTACCTGACCAAGCCGTTCAATCCGCGGGAATTGCTGGCGCGGATCAAGGCCGTGCTCAGGCGCGTCCACAACCTGCCGCCGCAGCGCGGTCGTCTCAAGTCGAACGCGCTGCGGTTCGACCGCTGGACGCTGAATGTCGGCCGCCGCGAGCTGGTCGGGCTCGACGGCGTGGCGGTCGCGCTCAGCACGGCTGAATTCCGCCTTCTCACCGCCTTCATCGAGCATGTCGGGATCGTGCTCAGCCGGGATCAACTGCTCGACCTCACGGTCGGGCGCACCGCCGACGCTTTCGACCGGGCCGTCGACAACCAGGTGAGCCGGCTGCGCAAGAAGATCGAGGCGGACCCGAAAAGTCCGATGCTGATCAAGACGCACTGGGGCGGCGGCTACTGCTTCACCGCCGAGGTGGCCCCGGCATGA
- a CDS encoding ATP-binding protein has product MMLLWRRSLAARFLMLVLLALALSQAITFLISWDERGQALHAAAKGEFVSRTSSLALLLDTTPPSLRPDILNVSGTAYTRFWTSDDGPSNPLAWQQEALTQLAKPLPGIAGKYAAYMNGQASSAVDAADPSVPPRMLDLSGNGRPFSRPAKFLYMDGAPNGMGLSVRLDDSTWLNAAYAKAMPNAFWTTQSAISLALTALILSAIAIFGARAIARPLRRLANAAELFGRGEAVPRLPESGPDDIRQTAEAFNRMQERLQRFVEDRTRMLAAISHDLRTPLTSLRLRAEFVQDHDLQEKMLKTIEEIQTMTEAALAFAREDAAVEETRTVDLSALIGSLCDDLAELGQNVTVSDGPKVLYRCRPDSLRRAIRNLVENAVRYGEQAKVSLVRSADSLDIVIEDAGSGIPAGDMEQVFAPFFRLEQSRNRETGGVGLGLSIARAIARHHGGDIVLENRSKGLRAVIKLPLIDMAKQVAPAPVPETNPPTGLRSLPV; this is encoded by the coding sequence ATGATGCTGTTGTGGAGACGCAGCCTGGCGGCCCGCTTCCTCATGCTGGTGCTGCTTGCGCTCGCCCTGTCGCAGGCGATCACCTTCCTGATCTCATGGGACGAGCGCGGACAGGCCCTGCACGCGGCGGCCAAGGGCGAGTTCGTCAGCCGCACGTCCTCCCTTGCCCTTCTGCTGGACACGACGCCGCCCTCGCTTCGGCCCGACATCCTCAATGTCAGCGGCACGGCCTATACGCGCTTCTGGACCTCCGACGACGGACCGAGCAATCCCCTCGCCTGGCAACAGGAAGCCCTGACCCAGCTCGCCAAGCCGCTGCCCGGGATTGCCGGCAAGTATGCCGCCTATATGAACGGACAGGCTTCGAGCGCAGTCGATGCCGCCGACCCTTCCGTGCCGCCGCGCATGCTGGATTTGTCCGGCAACGGCAGGCCCTTCTCACGGCCGGCCAAGTTTCTTTACATGGACGGCGCTCCAAACGGCATGGGCCTTTCCGTCCGCCTCGACGATAGCACCTGGCTGAACGCCGCCTACGCCAAGGCGATGCCGAACGCCTTCTGGACGACGCAATCGGCGATATCCTTGGCGCTCACCGCACTTATCCTGTCTGCCATAGCGATTTTCGGGGCGCGGGCCATCGCGCGTCCGCTGCGACGCCTCGCCAATGCCGCTGAACTGTTCGGCCGCGGCGAGGCCGTGCCGCGGCTGCCGGAATCAGGGCCGGACGACATCCGTCAGACCGCCGAAGCATTCAACCGCATGCAGGAGCGCCTGCAGCGCTTCGTCGAGGACCGCACGCGCATGCTGGCGGCGATCAGCCACGACCTGCGCACGCCGCTGACCTCGCTGCGGCTGCGCGCGGAGTTCGTCCAGGATCACGATCTCCAGGAAAAGATGCTGAAGACCATAGAGGAAATCCAGACGATGACGGAAGCGGCGCTCGCCTTCGCGCGCGAGGACGCCGCGGTGGAAGAAACGCGGACCGTCGATCTTTCGGCGCTGATCGGCAGCCTCTGCGACGATCTCGCGGAGCTGGGCCAAAACGTCACCGTCAGCGACGGGCCCAAGGTGCTGTACCGCTGCCGCCCGGACTCGCTGCGCCGGGCGATACGCAACCTCGTCGAAAATGCCGTCCGCTACGGCGAGCAGGCCAAGGTAAGCCTGGTCAGGAGCGCCGACAGCTTGGACATCGTGATCGAGGACGCCGGATCCGGCATTCCGGCAGGCGATATGGAACAGGTGTTCGCCCCCTTCTTCCGCCTGGAGCAGTCGCGCAACCGGGAGACCGGCGGCGTCGGGCTCGGCCTGTCAATTGCCCGCGCCATCGCCCGCCACCACGGCGGCGACATCGTGCTCGAGAACCGGAGCAAGGGCCTTCGCGCGGTCATCAAGCTGCCGCTGATCGACATGGCCAAGCAGGTTGCCCCGGCGCCTGTGCCTGAGACGAACCCTCCGACCGGACTGCGATCCTTGCCGGTTTGA
- the soxA gene encoding sulfur oxidation c-type cytochrome SoxA, which translates to MRALWGLAGIIAAFVCGMAIAAGIEDGEKRSGFDFMTPQTQALQADDMSNPGMLWVLQGEQLWQQAQGRADLACSGCHDDASRTMRGVATRYPAFDEMTGRPIDLAGRINSCRAERQQAEPLAPESDALLALTAYVTHQSRGMPITPATDARLAPFRDNGRRLFQSRIGQLDLSCASCHDNNWGKRLGGSVIPQAHPTGYPLYRLEWQTVGSLQRRLRNCMIGVRAEPFAFGAPELVELELYLMEQAKGLPIETPAVRP; encoded by the coding sequence ATGCGCGCCCTCTGGGGCCTGGCAGGGATCATCGCGGCATTTGTCTGCGGCATGGCCATCGCTGCCGGCATCGAAGACGGCGAGAAGCGCTCGGGCTTCGACTTCATGACACCGCAGACGCAGGCGCTGCAGGCCGACGACATGAGCAATCCCGGCATGCTGTGGGTGCTGCAGGGCGAGCAGCTCTGGCAACAGGCGCAAGGCAGGGCGGATCTCGCCTGCTCCGGCTGCCATGACGATGCCTCCCGGACGATGCGCGGCGTTGCCACGCGCTACCCGGCCTTTGACGAGATGACGGGACGGCCGATCGACCTTGCCGGGCGCATCAACTCTTGCCGCGCGGAGCGGCAGCAGGCTGAGCCGCTGGCGCCGGAGTCCGATGCGTTGCTCGCCCTGACGGCCTATGTGACGCATCAGTCGCGCGGCATGCCGATCACACCGGCGACCGACGCCCGGCTCGCGCCGTTCCGTGACAACGGCCGGCGTCTGTTCCAGAGCCGCATCGGCCAGCTCGACCTCTCCTGTGCCTCCTGCCACGACAACAATTGGGGCAAGCGGCTCGGCGGCAGCGTCATCCCGCAGGCGCATCCGACCGGCTATCCGCTCTACCGGCTGGAGTGGCAGACGGTCGGCTCGCTGCAGCGGCGCCTGCGCAACTGCATGATCGGGGTGAGAGCCGAGCCCTTCGCCTTCGGTGCGCCCGAACTCGTCGAGCTGGAACTCTACCTCATGGAACAGGCCAAGGGCCTGCCGATCGAGACGCCGGCCGTGCGGCCGTGA
- the soxZ gene encoding thiosulfate oxidation carrier complex protein SoxZ: MTTRALINVPKAVKRGEVVEIKAMIGHPMETGYRVGPNGSNIPRDIIRRFACTYDGEEVFWADLFPAVSANPFFAFTLVATTSGTIEFAWTDGAGKTQTASAEITVS, translated from the coding sequence ATGACGACGCGTGCGCTGATCAATGTGCCGAAAGCGGTCAAGCGGGGCGAGGTCGTCGAGATCAAGGCGATGATCGGGCATCCGATGGAAACCGGCTATCGTGTCGGCCCGAACGGCTCCAACATCCCTCGCGACATCATCCGCCGTTTCGCCTGCACCTATGACGGCGAGGAGGTGTTTTGGGCCGATCTTTTTCCGGCAGTGTCGGCCAATCCCTTCTTCGCCTTCACGCTCGTCGCCACGACGAGTGGCACGATCGAGTTCGCCTGGACGGACGGCGCCGGAAAGACGCAAACCGCGTCGGCCGAAATCACGGTGAGCTGA
- a CDS encoding NAD(P)/FAD-dependent oxidoreductase — MPSRRTLIGGAAASVAAAVLAAPQVRAQAQPRVVVVGGGFAGASCARALKQLDRGLAVTLIEPETAYLACPFSNAVLAGLRGIEAQTFGYGRFGDIGLIRRRAAAVDAERRRVRLEDGTEIGYTRLVLAPGVDLRFDALPGYDQAAAEIMPHAWKAGPQTLLLRDQLAAMPDGGVVILAAPANPFRCPPGPYERASLIAHYLKTSKPRSKLIILDAKDAFSKQRLFEAAWRELYPGLIEWVPLSSGGRVTEVDPATTTLVTEFGSHKADVANVIPPQRAGRIAQAAGVADQTGWCPIDPVTFESRLQPAIHVVGDAAIGGAMPKSAFSANAQAKACAAAVAALVRGRQPAPPKLINTCYSLVAPGYGISIAGVYQPRDGLLAEVEGAGGTSPLEAPPSVRELEAAYAQDWFRTITSEVFGV, encoded by the coding sequence ATGCCCAGCCGTAGAACCTTGATCGGCGGCGCGGCGGCCAGCGTCGCCGCAGCCGTCCTTGCCGCGCCGCAGGTGCGCGCGCAGGCGCAGCCCCGCGTGGTCGTGGTCGGCGGCGGCTTTGCCGGGGCAAGCTGCGCCCGCGCACTGAAGCAGCTGGATCGTGGCCTTGCCGTGACGCTGATCGAGCCGGAGACAGCCTATCTGGCCTGCCCGTTCAGCAATGCCGTGCTTGCAGGGCTGCGCGGCATCGAGGCGCAGACCTTCGGCTATGGCCGGTTCGGCGACATCGGGCTCATCCGCAGGCGCGCTGCCGCCGTCGATGCCGAGCGCCGGCGCGTCCGGCTGGAGGATGGTACCGAGATCGGCTACACCCGGCTGGTGCTGGCGCCCGGCGTCGACCTGCGCTTCGATGCGCTGCCGGGCTACGACCAAGCGGCGGCGGAGATCATGCCGCATGCCTGGAAGGCGGGGCCGCAGACGCTGCTGCTGCGCGACCAGCTCGCCGCGATGCCGGACGGTGGGGTCGTCATCCTCGCCGCGCCAGCCAATCCGTTCCGCTGCCCGCCCGGTCCATACGAGCGGGCAAGCCTGATCGCGCATTACCTCAAGACCAGCAAGCCGCGCTCGAAGCTGATCATCCTCGACGCCAAGGACGCCTTTTCGAAGCAGCGGCTGTTCGAAGCCGCCTGGCGAGAGCTCTATCCCGGCCTGATCGAATGGGTGCCGCTGTCCTCGGGCGGCAGGGTGACGGAAGTCGACCCGGCGACAACGACGCTGGTGACCGAGTTCGGCAGCCACAAGGCCGATGTCGCCAACGTGATCCCGCCGCAGCGCGCGGGCAGGATCGCGCAGGCGGCCGGCGTCGCCGATCAGACGGGCTGGTGCCCGATCGACCCGGTCACCTTCGAGTCCCGTCTGCAGCCGGCCATCCACGTCGTCGGCGACGCGGCGATCGGCGGAGCGATGCCGAAATCCGCCTTCAGTGCCAACGCCCAGGCAAAAGCCTGCGCCGCAGCGGTCGCCGCGCTGGTCAGGGGGCGGCAGCCAGCGCCGCCGAAGCTCATCAACACCTGTTACAGTCTGGTCGCGCCCGGCTACGGCATCTCGATCGCAGGCGTCTACCAGCCGCGCGACGGCCTGCTTGCCGAGGTGGAGGGTGCAGGCGGCACCAGCCCGCTTGAAGCGCCGCCCTCCGTCCGCGAACTGGAAGCCGCCTATGCGCAGGACTGGTTCCGGACGATCACCAGTGAGGTGTTCGGAGTATGA
- the soxX gene encoding sulfur oxidation c-type cytochrome SoxX yields MACPALAGLLLAVSPGVGEEAGSYAVTGDAIMEPLAAGKGDPERGAALISDRQRSLCTLCHSGPFPDAHLHGTLAPDLTGVGARLSEGQIRLRVVDMKRLVSNTIMPSYYRVADEDGRRVAAVWRGKPILTGADIEDIVAYLTTLKG; encoded by the coding sequence ATGGCCTGCCCCGCTCTTGCGGGATTGCTGCTTGCGGTCTCGCCCGGCGTTGGCGAGGAGGCGGGTTCCTATGCCGTGACCGGCGACGCGATCATGGAGCCTCTGGCCGCCGGCAAGGGTGATCCGGAGCGCGGCGCCGCGCTGATCTCGGACCGGCAGCGCAGTCTCTGCACGCTCTGCCATAGCGGACCGTTTCCCGATGCGCATCTGCATGGCACGCTGGCGCCCGACCTGACCGGCGTCGGGGCAAGGCTTTCGGAAGGCCAGATCCGGCTGCGCGTGGTCGACATGAAGCGGCTCGTATCGAATACGATCATGCCTTCCTACTACCGGGTCGCGGATGAGGACGGCCGGCGCGTCGCCGCCGTCTGGCGCGGCAAGCCGATCCTGACCGGCGCCGATATCGAGGACATCGTCGCCTATCTCACGACGCTGAAGGGGTGA
- a CDS encoding polysaccharide deacetylase, whose protein sequence is MTYDLSPRPLNPAPKTPPMTWPNGAKSALFIGFDVDAETAWIGNNPSNVDRMVTTSHGGYDARVGIGKILELMDELSLKGTFFTPGWTALAHPAACEGIVKAGHEIGHHGYLHRLPERERLEEAFEEIDRGFEALQKALGVRPVGYRAPSGENFPELLAYLAKSGIRYSSSFRDDILPYRHASHDGLAGLVEIPVNFAFDDWNFGMSSRTSPRPLFGREAVLPLWIDEFEATHAWGGVTTLVLHPQVSGRPMRWHCLRDFLRHVQSKSDVWIATGQQIVDHFEACEAASPSI, encoded by the coding sequence TTGACCTACGATCTCAGCCCACGCCCGCTCAATCCGGCTCCGAAAACACCACCAATGACCTGGCCGAATGGTGCGAAGAGCGCATTGTTCATCGGTTTCGACGTCGACGCCGAGACGGCCTGGATCGGCAACAATCCATCGAATGTCGATCGCATGGTAACGACGTCGCATGGTGGTTACGACGCCCGGGTCGGGATCGGCAAGATTCTCGAACTGATGGACGAACTTTCCCTCAAAGGAACGTTCTTCACACCAGGCTGGACGGCGCTCGCCCACCCTGCCGCATGCGAGGGCATCGTGAAAGCGGGCCACGAAATCGGCCATCATGGCTATTTGCACAGGCTACCGGAGCGCGAGAGGCTGGAGGAGGCGTTTGAGGAAATCGACCGCGGTTTCGAGGCGCTGCAAAAAGCTCTCGGCGTAAGACCGGTCGGCTATCGGGCGCCTTCGGGCGAGAATTTTCCGGAACTTCTGGCCTATCTCGCAAAGTCCGGCATCCGCTATTCCAGTTCCTTCCGCGACGACATCCTGCCTTATCGGCATGCATCCCACGACGGCCTTGCGGGACTGGTTGAAATTCCGGTCAATTTCGCCTTCGATGACTGGAACTTCGGCATGTCAAGCCGCACCAGCCCGCGACCGTTGTTTGGCCGCGAAGCCGTTCTGCCGCTTTGGATCGACGAATTCGAAGCGACCCACGCCTGGGGCGGCGTGACCACGCTGGTGCTGCATCCGCAGGTCTCCGGGCGCCCAATGCGCTGGCACTGCCTACGCGACTTTCTGCGGCACGTGCAGAGTAAATCCGATGTTTGGATCGCGACCGGCCAGCAGATCGTCGACCACTTTGAAGCTTGCGAAGCGGCCTCCCCTTCCATTTGA